A single window of Desulfovibrio sp. G11 DNA harbors:
- a CDS encoding DUF4372 domain-containing protein, which translates to MPHKEILDLSHHTTLFSQLLSLIPGHVFEKLERKHKTGRSSRQFGFKEQFTVMAFIQLAARRSLRDGLRALEAAKRRLYHLGLKSVARSTVADANNSRPVEFFKDLFAEMYGLCHLRAPRHKFRFKCKLYSMDATTISLCLSIFPWASFRRNKAGVKVNTVLDHDGYIPAFLDINNAKTTKAAWPKVFHCQRVPSSPSIKAISAIPGFAC; encoded by the coding sequence TTGCCACACAAGGAGATTTTGGACTTGAGCCATCATACTACACTCTTCTCTCAACTGCTATCCCTGATACCGGGACATGTTTTTGAAAAACTCGAACGCAAGCACAAAACTGGCCGCTCTTCACGCCAATTTGGATTCAAGGAGCAATTCACCGTCATGGCCTTTATCCAACTCGCTGCAAGGCGCTCTTTACGCGATGGGCTTCGCGCCTTGGAGGCGGCCAAGAGACGGCTGTATCACCTCGGCTTGAAATCAGTAGCGCGTTCCACGGTTGCCGATGCCAACAATTCAAGGCCTGTGGAATTTTTCAAAGACCTGTTCGCTGAAATGTATGGCCTGTGCCATCTTCGTGCGCCTCGTCACAAATTCCGCTTCAAGTGCAAGCTGTACAGCATGGACGCCACCACCATCAGCCTATGCCTGTCCATCTTTCCCTGGGCGTCGTTCCGGCGGAACAAGGCTGGCGTGAAAGTAAATACCGTGCTTGACCACGATGGCTACATTCCCGCTTTTCTCGATATCAACAATGCCAAAACCACGAAAGCCGCATGGCCAAAAGTCTTTCATTGCCAAAGGGTTCCATCGTCACCTTCGATAAAGGCTATATCTGCTATTCCTGGTTTCGCATGTTGA
- a CDS encoding transposase yields MAKSLSLPKGSIVTFDKGYICYSWFRMLTAKGIFFVTRLKSNAAYKLVDRRAVDRKTGSRPITSLT; encoded by the coding sequence ATGGCCAAAAGTCTTTCATTGCCAAAGGGTTCCATCGTCACCTTCGATAAAGGCTATATCTGCTATTCCTGGTTTCGCATGTTGACCGCGAAGGGCATTTTCTTCGTAACCCGACTGAAGAGCAATGCTGCCTATAAGCTCGTTGATCGCCGCGCCGTAGACCGGAAAACCGGGTCACGTCCGATCACATCATTGACGTGA
- a CDS encoding transposase has translation MSSRGKTTRLRRIGYRDAKTGKRYEFLTNHFRLSAKTIADIYKERWQIEIFFREVKQNLHIKSFVGRSENAVHIQIYTALTVYLLLAYQKFLSKLGLSVQQLFELICLNLFGKDSLEELLNPRRRKTINTYSYSLLAMGA, from the coding sequence GTGAGCAGCCGGGGAAAAACCACTCGTCTACGCAGAATCGGCTATCGCGATGCGAAAACCGGCAAACGGTACGAATTTTTGACCAACCATTTCCGCCTGTCCGCCAAGACAATTGCTGATATCTATAAAGAACGCTGGCAAATTGAAATATTCTTCCGCGAAGTCAAACAAAATCTGCATATTAAAAGCTTTGTCGGGCGCTCGGAGAATGCGGTGCACATCCAGATTTATACGGCCCTGACCGTGTATTTACTCCTGGCCTATCAGAAATTCCTGAGCAAGCTTGGGCTGTCGGTGCAACAACTCTTCGAGCTCATTTGCTTGAATCTGTTCGGCAAGGATTCTCTGGAAGAACTTCTGAATCCACGAAGACGAAAAACTATAAACACCTATAGTTATAGCCTGTTAGCTATGGGTGCTTAA
- the xsc gene encoding sulfoacetaldehyde acetyltransferase: MPKMTPSEAMTEVLVQEGVNHVSGILGSAFMDMLDLFPAAGIDFVSVRHEQTAGHMEDAYSRLTGRAGVVIGQNGPGITNYVTAVATANMAHSPMVVISPSAGSISVGWDGFQECDTWNLFKPITKASLRVPHPKRAADILRTAFRIAYAERGPVLVDIPRDYFYGELDEDILHPSQYRVAPGGIGNPEHFAAAVEVLKNAKNPVIISGRGVVDSGCMETLKAMAEYLGAPVATTYLHNDAFPCDHPLWTGPIGYMGSKAAMRILQKADVILAVGTRLSYFGTLPQYDINYFPKTAKIVQIDINPRHIAKTHPVAVGLCADAKDASEELFARLREAVPAKKDLTPVHNLVKDELENWYKEIALIADEPVEAGRMHPRKALEVVGKFITDHDAIATTDIGNTSSTANSYLRFKKTKRHVATLTFGNTGFAYQAALGAQLACPEDLTVAIVGDGAWGMSLFEVPTACQYNLPVIATVYNNGAWCAEKKNQVDFYNNRFVGADIWSKSYAKIGEAMGADGYTVNTQKDLAEALDTARKNRRPAVIEIMTDGTRLAPPFRRDALALPTRFLPKYEHLDKAHFNK; the protein is encoded by the coding sequence ATGCCCAAGATGACGCCCAGTGAAGCCATGACAGAAGTTCTGGTGCAGGAAGGAGTAAACCATGTAAGCGGCATTCTCGGTTCCGCATTCATGGATATGCTGGATTTGTTCCCCGCTGCGGGGATTGATTTTGTCTCGGTGCGCCATGAGCAGACCGCCGGGCATATGGAAGACGCCTACAGCCGCCTTACCGGCAGGGCGGGTGTGGTTATCGGGCAGAACGGGCCTGGAATCACCAACTATGTGACGGCCGTGGCCACTGCCAATATGGCACATTCTCCCATGGTGGTCATCTCTCCCAGCGCAGGCAGCATCTCTGTGGGCTGGGACGGCTTTCAGGAATGCGACACATGGAATCTGTTCAAACCCATCACCAAAGCCTCGCTGCGCGTGCCGCATCCCAAGCGCGCCGCCGACATCCTGCGTACGGCCTTCCGTATTGCCTACGCCGAGCGCGGCCCCGTGCTCGTGGATATTCCCCGCGACTATTTCTACGGTGAACTGGATGAAGATATCCTGCATCCCTCCCAGTACCGCGTAGCCCCCGGCGGCATCGGCAATCCCGAACACTTTGCCGCCGCCGTGGAAGTGCTGAAAAATGCCAAAAACCCGGTCATCATTTCGGGCCGCGGCGTGGTGGATTCCGGCTGCATGGAAACCCTCAAAGCCATGGCAGAATATCTGGGCGCACCCGTGGCCACCACCTACCTGCACAACGATGCCTTCCCCTGCGATCATCCGCTGTGGACCGGCCCCATCGGCTATATGGGTTCCAAGGCCGCCATGCGCATCCTGCAGAAGGCCGACGTTATCCTGGCTGTGGGTACCAGGTTGTCCTATTTCGGCACACTGCCGCAGTATGACATCAACTACTTCCCCAAGACCGCCAAGATCGTGCAGATTGACATCAACCCCCGTCATATCGCCAAGACGCACCCCGTTGCTGTGGGGCTGTGTGCCGATGCCAAGGACGCCTCGGAAGAGCTGTTCGCGCGTCTGCGTGAAGCCGTGCCTGCCAAGAAGGACCTCACCCCGGTGCACAACCTGGTGAAGGACGAACTGGAAAACTGGTACAAGGAAATTGCGCTGATCGCCGACGAACCTGTGGAAGCCGGACGCATGCACCCGCGCAAGGCTCTGGAAGTGGTGGGCAAGTTCATTACGGATCACGATGCCATTGCCACTACCGACATCGGCAATACGTCTTCCACTGCCAACAGCTACCTGCGTTTCAAGAAGACCAAGCGCCATGTGGCCACCCTGACCTTCGGCAACACGGGCTTTGCCTATCAGGCCGCCCTGGGCGCGCAGCTGGCCTGCCCCGAAGACCTGACGGTGGCCATTGTGGGCGACGGCGCGTGGGGCATGAGCCTTTTTGAAGTGCCTACCGCCTGCCAGTACAACCTGCCGGTTATTGCCACCGTGTACAACAACGGTGCCTGGTGCGCTGAAAAGAAAAACCAGGTGGACTTTTACAATAACCGTTTTGTGGGCGCGGACATCTGGTCCAAATCCTACGCCAAGATAGGCGAAGCCATGGGGGCTGACGGCTATACCGTCAATACGCAGAAGGATCTGGCCGAGGCTCTGGACACGGCCAGAAAGAACCGGCGCCCCGCGGTTATCGAAATCATGACCGATGGTACGCGCCTTGCGCCTCCCTTCCGTAGGGACGCCCTGGCCTTGCCGACCAGGTTCCTGCCCAAGTACGAGCATCTCGACAAGGCGCACTTCAACAAATAG
- a CDS encoding sigma-54 interaction domain-containing protein, whose protein sequence is MSKKVQASKPDVPTDISLPCGKWTLCWKWLNSEDSRPGKNRRRFVLLHENHAADNQPDVHLLYQELHAIMDSMYDGMWIIDSNGTTLHVNKAMKRIANIEPEEMIGKSVTIPVLEGKFSAAVTLEALEQRKIVTRFDDYPNGIRCLNTSTPIFDKQGNIWRVVACIRDLTELETLQRRLADAERTAFLRQAEAAAVQHSNEKKLVATGKVMRRCVSELEKAARAPSGILILGETGTGKTYAASYIHQKSPRADGPFISVNCAAIPPTLIESELFGYEKGAFTGASRSGKKGYFGLADKGTLLLDEIGELPLSMQAKILHVLDGQGFRKIGGEKELRVDVRIIAATNRPLDQLVNSGLFRADLYYRLRVLSINMPPLREHPEDIPALMMVFLDKACTRYNTIKTFSPSVIDCFSKHSWPGNVRELRAAVDFLAAMTESSVISMRDLPAYLLGDLPGICEDEEDESLPGQADSNLSFREAVENLERSLISEALAATGSTYKAAARLGISQSTVVRKAKQLRIPVTEKKRN, encoded by the coding sequence TTGTCCAAAAAGGTGCAAGCAAGCAAACCGGATGTTCCCACGGACATCAGCCTGCCCTGCGGCAAATGGACGCTCTGCTGGAAATGGCTGAACAGCGAAGATTCCCGCCCCGGAAAAAACAGGCGCAGGTTCGTTCTGCTGCATGAAAACCACGCGGCGGACAACCAGCCCGACGTGCACCTCCTGTATCAGGAACTGCACGCCATCATGGACTCCATGTATGACGGCATGTGGATTATTGACAGCAACGGCACCACCCTGCACGTCAACAAGGCCATGAAGCGCATCGCCAATATTGAACCTGAAGAGATGATCGGCAAATCTGTCACCATTCCGGTGCTGGAAGGCAAATTTTCTGCAGCGGTAACACTGGAAGCCCTTGAACAAAGAAAGATCGTCACCAGATTCGACGACTACCCCAATGGAATCCGCTGTCTCAATACAAGCACACCCATCTTTGACAAGCAGGGCAATATCTGGCGCGTGGTAGCCTGTATCCGCGATCTCACCGAGCTTGAAACCCTGCAACGGCGGCTGGCAGATGCCGAGCGCACCGCTTTTTTGCGTCAGGCCGAAGCGGCAGCCGTGCAACACAGCAATGAAAAAAAACTCGTTGCTACGGGCAAGGTTATGCGCCGCTGCGTGTCTGAGCTTGAAAAAGCGGCCCGTGCGCCCTCCGGCATTCTCATTCTTGGCGAAACCGGCACAGGAAAAACCTATGCCGCTTCCTACATACACCAGAAAAGCCCACGGGCCGACGGCCCTTTCATTTCTGTCAACTGCGCGGCCATCCCCCCGACGCTTATTGAATCGGAACTGTTCGGCTATGAAAAAGGGGCCTTTACCGGGGCCAGCCGTTCGGGCAAAAAGGGCTATTTCGGGCTGGCCGACAAGGGCACCCTGCTGTTGGACGAAATAGGCGAACTGCCCCTGAGCATGCAGGCAAAAATCCTGCACGTGCTTGACGGGCAGGGGTTTCGCAAGATCGGCGGCGAAAAGGAACTGCGCGTGGATGTGCGCATCATCGCGGCCACCAACAGGCCGCTGGACCAGCTTGTAAACAGCGGCCTGTTCAGGGCTGACCTGTATTACCGCCTGCGTGTGCTGAGCATAAACATGCCGCCCCTGCGGGAACACCCCGAAGACATACCGGCCCTCATGATGGTTTTTCTGGACAAAGCCTGCACCCGCTACAACACCATAAAAACATTTTCACCCAGCGTTATTGACTGCTTCAGCAAGCACTCCTGGCCGGGCAATGTGCGCGAGCTGCGCGCAGCGGTGGACTTTCTGGCCGCCATGACCGAAAGCAGCGTCATATCCATGCGCGACCTGCCCGCCTACCTGCTCGGTGATCTGCCCGGCATCTGCGAAGACGAAGAGGATGAGTCCCTGCCCGGGCAGGCCGATTCAAACCTTTCTTTCAGGGAAGCCGTTGAAAATCTGGAACGCTCCCTCATCAGCGAAGCCCTGGCGGCTACGGGCAGCACCTACAAGGCGGCTGCCAGGCTTGGCATCAGCCAGTCCACAGTGGTCCGCAAGGCCAAGCAGCTGCGCATTCCCGTCACAGAGAAAAAAAGAAACTGA
- a CDS encoding aminotransferase family protein has product MSAKNTNEYVNGDIKNVWHHLMLHQGNAPMIAVEGKGLYLKDLNGKEYLDATSGGVWCVNVGYGRDRIANAAAEQMKKLPFYAASCGSQPAIDFSEKLLSHMPGLSRVYISSSGSEANEKAFKMVRQISQLKHGGKKYKIIYRDRDYHGTTISTLSACGQEERREQYGPFTPGFVEFPACLAYRSPYPEGTKNLGEKFARELEAVVLKEGPDTVGAVILEPITAGGGIIVPPEGYYETISEICKKYGILIIMDEVVCGLGRTGKWFGYQHFNIQPDIVTMAKGVASAYMPISCTVTTEEVFAALQDTTDKLSYFRDISTFGGCLAAPAAALENIKIIEEESLLDNVVAMGDYLQQGLQELLSHSNVGDVRGKGLLQGIEFVADKASKKPLEEEKVIAVCGAMAKRGVLVGRTNRSFVGRNNIVNVAPAYIVTKDQIDIILKALRESITEVLG; this is encoded by the coding sequence TCAAGGATCTTAACGGCAAGGAATATCTGGATGCCACCTCCGGCGGCGTCTGGTGCGTCAATGTGGGTTACGGCCGTGACCGTATCGCCAATGCCGCCGCCGAGCAGATGAAAAAACTGCCTTTTTATGCGGCCAGTTGCGGCTCCCAGCCTGCCATTGATTTTTCTGAAAAGCTGCTTTCGCACATGCCGGGGCTTTCCCGCGTGTATATTTCCAGCAGTGGCTCCGAGGCCAACGAAAAGGCCTTCAAGATGGTGCGCCAGATTTCCCAGCTCAAGCACGGCGGCAAAAAATATAAAATCATTTACCGTGACCGCGATTACCACGGCACCACCATCAGCACCCTGAGCGCTTGCGGCCAGGAAGAGCGCCGTGAGCAGTATGGTCCCTTTACCCCCGGTTTTGTGGAGTTTCCCGCTTGTCTGGCCTATCGTTCACCCTATCCTGAAGGCACGAAAAACCTGGGCGAAAAGTTTGCCCGCGAGCTGGAAGCCGTGGTTCTGAAGGAAGGTCCCGACACCGTGGGCGCTGTTATTCTGGAGCCGATCACGGCTGGCGGCGGCATCATTGTGCCTCCGGAAGGCTACTATGAGACCATTTCCGAGATATGCAAGAAATACGGCATCCTGATCATTATGGATGAAGTGGTCTGCGGTCTTGGCAGAACGGGCAAATGGTTCGGCTACCAGCACTTCAACATCCAGCCCGACATTGTGACCATGGCCAAGGGTGTTGCCAGCGCCTACATGCCCATTTCCTGCACCGTGACCACCGAAGAAGTGTTTGCGGCCCTGCAGGATACCACCGACAAACTCTCGTATTTCCGCGATATCAGTACCTTCGGTGGCTGCCTTGCCGCCCCGGCTGCGGCTCTTGAAAACATCAAGATCATTGAAGAAGAAAGCCTGCTGGACAATGTTGTAGCCATGGGCGACTACCTGCAGCAGGGGCTTCAGGAGCTGCTTTCGCACAGCAATGTGGGCGATGTACGCGGCAAAGGTCTTTTGCAGGGCATTGAATTTGTTGCTGACAAGGCTTCGAAAAAGCCCCTTGAAGAAGAAAAGGTCATCGCCGTCTGCGGAGCCATGGCCAAGCGCGGCGTGCTTGTGGGCAGAACAAACCGCAGCTTTGTGGGCCGAAACAATATCGTCAATGTGGCTCCGGCCTATATTGTGACCAAGGATCAGATTGATATCATTCTCAAGGCGCTGCGCGAGTCCATAACCGAAGTTCTGGGCTAG